From the Mesotoga prima MesG1.Ag.4.2 genome, the window TCCTTTGCCGCCTGGAGCTCAGCCGTGTCTGTTGTGTTTACCGAGTAACCAAGAAACTTGAGTGCCGCTCCGAAGACCTCTCTCATGTCGTCCAGCAACGACATCATTCCCTTGAACTGGGGCAGTTCAAAGATCTTCCAAGACCTAGGATAGCTCTCTACGTACTTCGTATTGACTGCAATTCCCGTAGTTCCTACCATGTAGGGAATGCTGTATGTGTTTTCGGGATCGTAGTACATCTGCTCAATGACAGAGGGATCGATATTGACCAGATTGGGTATCAGAGATTTGTCTATCGGAATGAGCATATCTTCCTTGATCATTATGCTAGTGTAATCTGCAGAGGGCATTGCAAGATCGTATCCTCGTGCTCCGGCCTTGATCTTGGCGAACATTGTCTCGTTCGAATCGTAGCTGTCGTAAGTCACATTTACGCCATACTCCTTCGAAAAGGCTTCAATAACCTCACTGGGAATGTAGTCCGACCAACCGTAGATTATGAGATTTCCCTGACCTAGTGTGAGCACGGAAACGAAAAGTATGGCACCTACGATTGTCAGTTTCTTCATCAATTGTCCCACCTCCTAAAAGATTAGCTTCCTGAATCTGCTTCCAAAGAAAGAGATGAATAGAGTCCCAACCAGGAGCAGAGTCGAAAGCGCATTTATTACCGGGGAAACCCCGAACTTTATCATTGAAAAGATCTTTAAAGGCAAAGTGGTAGATCCCGGACCGGCAACAAAAAAGGTAATGACAAAATCGTCTATCGACAATGTCAGACTCAGCAGAAAGCCTGCCATTATCCCTGGCATTATCATCGGAAGAATCACTTTTCTGAAGACCTGATTGGTCTTCGCGCCCAGATCTCTTGCCGCCTCGACCACAGAATAGTCGAAGTCCTCCAGTCTGGTCATCACCGTCACCGTGACATATGAGACACAAAAGGTTACATGCGCTATGAAAATCGTGAAAAGACCTAATGGAATGCCTATTGCAACGAAGAATATCAGCATCGATACACCCATTAAAATGTCCGGGATTATGAGGGGCGTATAAACCAGTATGCCGAGGTAGCCTTTCAACCTTGACTGATACCAGTAGAGGGCCATTGCCGAAAAGGTTCCTATAGCTGTCGCCACAAGGGACGACGAAAAAGCTATGATGACTGTGTTGAGAAAGGCTCTCCACACATCGGCCTGTCTGAACAGCTCAGAATACCACTTCAAAGTGAAGCCCGTCCACGAAACACCCTGTCTGGAGCTGTTGAACGACAGTAGAACTAGAGCGATAATCGGCAGGTA encodes:
- a CDS encoding ABC transporter permease, whose product is METKKVIGKRRFSMTIATLAFVFLYLPIIALVLLSFNSSRQGVSWTGFTLKWYSELFRQADVWRAFLNTVIIAFSSSLVATAIGTFSAMALYWYQSRLKGYLGILVYTPLIIPDILMGVSMLIFFVAIGIPLGLFTIFIAHVTFCVSYVTVTVMTRLEDFDYSVVEAARDLGAKTNQVFRKVILPMIMPGIMAGFLLSLTLSIDDFVITFFVAGPGSTTLPLKIFSMIKFGVSPVINALSTLLLVGTLFISFFGSRFRKLIF
- a CDS encoding extracellular solute-binding protein encodes the protein MKKLTIVGAILFVSVLTLGQGNLIIYGWSDYIPSEVIEAFSKEYGVNVTYDSYDSNETMFAKIKAGARGYDLAMPSADYTSIMIKEDMLIPIDKSLIPNLVNIDPSVIEQMYYDPENTYSIPYMVGTTGIAVNTKYVESYPRSWKIFELPQFKGMMSLLDDMREVFGAALKFLGYSVNTTDTAELQAAKELILTWKENIAKFDSELFAKGVLSGEFWVVHGYGENIFYEATEEELEDIDFFIPVEGSTLWIDSFVILKGAKNIDNAHLFINYILRPDVAAKISDYLLLPSPNVPARELMEEEPVYSAKEMENTELIKDLGEDLRIYNSLWNEIRFGL